From the Salarias fasciatus chromosome 16, fSalaFa1.1, whole genome shotgun sequence genome, one window contains:
- the fer1l6 gene encoding fer-1-like protein 6 isoform X2, which yields METKPRKGKLFGLKVKKKKKVNTDLVLANRGAIDHDLLPPSEPSVLQDEDLEEEPEIFPQRSRINPNMKRSQLKTRIQDSESKPQSFQIAVNITEARQLVGENIDPSVVIEIGDEKKQTSVKEGTNAPFYNEYFVFDFFAHRDVFFDKVIKLTVMHSKMLRSFCVGSFKLDVWTVYRQPGHQFINKWAMLTNPADISTGVKGYVKCDISVSAKGDAMQPGPKASDAEEQIDKNLLIPEGFPSERPWARFCLKVLRAEGLPRNSSSIMANVTKAFIGDNTALIDPYVVVSFFKRVGRTSTQKSTADPVWNEQIVFTEMFPPLCQRLKIQVWDEGSMSDVAIGTHYFDLRRISNEQDGDKGFLPTFGPAWINLYGSARNFSLGDDAAELNEGIGEGVSYRGRIYLELVVEILSGGTGSESKLTRLAKPTKDAKAGKAGGKDGKTTAGGGGGAGGAADEDKGKSTAADVLPVDSPPPMNTDHQESFLLFGAVFEATMIDRKLGDKPISFEFSQGNFGNVLESAPAQPSMGIRSPGISRRRGPILDLPDTSELFGSSPSRSPSPSSPSSPLLPRDAPETLSGSSSRSTTPPEKPVIVEGNRYYMYLPLVKQKPCIAVLSKWENRTYRLHTSNMLDNIAVLFDEGVCEAAELHRKADPQAELTLSSVLRDFCRDSRSFIAAAEAKLKAELKSSYLTQLDRKRLTMCKQELESMIGEAELIRERKNNFGGLKEMLQDSTKLSLRLRFLVEEPQHTVPDTFVWLLSNNKRVAYARIRTRDLLFSSSEEARGVHCGKIITLFLKPPGKRVSGLSVQAKLDVYLWFGACSDSGHMLVDLPAGVTPATGGANASNPPTHLRCSGPHHFLLRCHMYQARGLIAADNTGLSDPFARVTFMSHSQTTNIISQTLSPTWNQCLQMSRLQLSGGLDYIQQEPPRVLIEVYDDDALGKAEYLGSTVAVPEVSLLSDQYSPPSLKYSPLHCGSTPGGDLLAAFELLQVPASGQQILPALEEQEGGLFCVPANIRPVLSTYRLEVLFWGLRELKKVQLLSVDRPQVFIECSGKTLRSSVIQKYKSNPNFSTLVDIIELELPENEHLLPPLSITVVDWRAFGRSTLVGNHIINNLKAFRYTPPVALPVAPPTPTHTPEPATTSETHSAQVSAGMSQDFSETASINNQDVLITVDEEAPPSAPPTPKRKDDRMKSSRRRSTKRRKRTIADETAECVIDWWSKYYASVEKQSKQKGESPFPQVFEKASQYHSLLNDGIDSLVSSQSDGDKKKKQKGKETSEPNVSLPTKLATLQLYSKELEAQFGPFDDWVNTYELFRGKANEEDGASDERFVGKFKGRFCLYKLSDDEGDDWDEAVDMGDFRVSRGIPPNSPTQVLIRVYIVSASNLHPADPDGKADPYIVLRLGKNEVKDRDNYIAKQLNPVFGRSFEFQATFPKESLLTVLIYDFDLVGGDDLIGETRIDLENRFYSRHRATCGLPTEYSIDGYNAWRDCLKPSELLSKMCRENGLEGPTFRPGRITVADKVFTGKTLFMDEDQPVESYEHLSLKILHRWAEIPGVGCKLVPEHIETRTLFNKARPGLDQGQVQMWVDMFPMDLPHPGPSVDISPRKPKGYELRIIIWNTEDVILEDSSFLTGQQSSDIYVKGWLKGLEDDRQETDVHYNSLTGEGNFNWRMVVPFSYLPAEKVVVVRKRESIFSLDKTEQKIPAIFILQVWDFETLSSDDFLGALELDLHGFHRGAKTAKSCKLDLLTDVSERISIFQQKRARGWWPFSKGGELTGKVEAEFHLVTAEEAEKNPVGRARKEPEPLPKPNRPDTSFSWFMNPFKCFFHLVWKSYKKYIIMALVLLITALFLALLVYTLPGAISQKIVNG from the exons GTCATCAGTTCATCAATAAATGGGCCATGCTGACCAATCCTGCAGACATCAGCACAGGGGTCAAAGGTTACGTCAAGTGTGACATCAGTGTCTCGGCCAAAGGAGATGCCATGCAGCCCGGACCGAAAGCCAGCGACGCCGAGGAGCAGATAGACAA GAACCTGCTGATCCCCGAGGGCTTTCCCTCCGAGCGACCGTGGGCTCGCTTCTGTTTGAAGGTGCTTCGAGCTGAAGGCCTTCCCCGGAacagctcctccatcatggcCAACGTCACCAAGGCCTTCATCGGCGACAACACGGCGCTCATAGACCCCTACGTGGTGGTCAGCTTCTTCAAACGGGTG GGTCGCACGTCCACTCAGAAGTCCACAGCGGACCCGGTGTGGAACGAGCAGATCGTCTTCACAGAGATGTTTCCTCCGCTGTGTCAGAGACTGAAGATACAG GTCTGGGACGAGGGAAGCATGAGCGACGTTGCCATCGGGACCCACTACTTCGACCTAAGACGCATCTCCAACGAACAGGATGGTGACAAAG GGTTTTTACCGACGTTCGGTCCAGCTTGGATCAACCTTTACGGCTCCGCTCGAAACTTCAGCCTGGGTGACGACGCGGCCGAGCTGAACGAGGGCATCGGCGAAGGCGTCTCCTACAG GGGTCGGATCTACTTGGAGCTGGTCGTGGAGATCCTGTCGGGAGGAACCGGCTCGGAGTCCAAACTCACCCGGCTTGCTAAACCCACAAAAGACGCCAAGGCGGGAAAAGCTGGAGGGAAGGATGGAAAGAcgacagcaggaggtggaggaggagcaggaggggcaGCTGACGAGGACAAAGGAAAATCCACTGCTGCTGATGTCCTGCCTGTTGATTCTCCTCCTCCG atGAACACAGACCACCAGGAAAGCTTCCTGCTGTTCGGTGCTGTGTTCGAAGCCACCATGATCGACCGGAAGCTCGGGGACAAACCGATCAGTTTCGAGTTCTCACAGG GTAACTTCGGGAACGTGTTGGAGTCTGCGCCGGCACAGCCCTCCATGGGCATCAGGAGTCCCGGCATCAGTCGGAGAAGGGGACCTATTCTGGACCTCCCGGACACCAGTGAGCTGTTTGGCTCCTCCCCTTCCCGAAGCCCCtcccccagcagcccctcctcGCCGCTCTTGCCCAGAGACGCTCCAGAGACCCTGAGtgggtccagctccaggtccaccACGCCTCCGGAGAAGCCGGTCATTGTGGAGGGAAACAG GTACTACATGTATCTGCCTCTGGTGAAGCAGAAGCCGTGTATCGCTGTGCTGAGTAAGTGGGAGAACCGAACCTACCGCCTGCACACCTCCAACATGCTGGACAACATCGCCGTGCTGTTC gatgaaggtgtgtgtgaagctgcggAGCTTCACAGGAAGGCCGACCCTCAGGCTGAGCTGACTCTGAGCTCCGTCCTCAGAGACTTCTGTCGGGACTCCAG GAGCTTCATCGCTGCAGCCGAGGCCAAACTGAAGGCCGAGCTGAAGTCCAGCTACCTGACTCAGCTGGACCGGAAACGACTGACCATGTGCAAGCAGGAGCTG GAGAGTATGATTGGAGAGGCGGAGTTAATCAGAGAGCGGAAGAATAACTTTGGTGGTTTGAAGGAAATGTTGCAGGACTCAACGAAGCTTTCGCTCAGACTGCGCTTCCTGGTCGAGGAG ccacagcacacGGTGCCCGACACTTTTGTGTGGCTGCTGAGCAACAACAAGCGTGTGGCCTACGCACGGATTCGTACCCGCGACCTTCTGTTCTCCAGCAGCGAGGAGGCCCGAGGAGTCCACTGTGGCAAGATCATCACCCTGTTCCTGAAG cCCCCTGGGAAGCGTGTCTCAGGCCTGTCGGTCCAGGCCAAGCTGGACGTGTATCTGTGGTTCGGAGCTTGTTCTGACTCGGGTCACATGCTGGTGGACCTGCCTGCAGGAGTGACTCCGGCCACAGGGGGCGCCAACGCCAGCAACCCACCAACACACCTGAGGTGTAGCG GcccacatcacttcctgttgcgCTGTCACATGTACCAGGCTCGCGGTCTGATCGCTGCTGATAACACGGGCCTCTCGGACCCGTTCGCTCGGGTCACCTTCATGTCTCACAGCCAAACCACCAAC ATCATCAGTCAGACTCTGAGTCCCACCTGGAACCAGTGTTTGCAGATGAGCCGCCTCCAGCTGAGCGGAGGCCTGGACTACATCCAGCAGGAGCCGCCTCGCGTCCTGATCGAGGTCTACGACGACGACGCGCTG GGGAAGGCCGAGTACCTGGGCTCCACCGTGGCGGTGCCTGAGGTCAGTCTGCTGTCCGACCAGTACTCACCTCCCAGCCTGAAGTACAGCCCACTGCATTGTGGGAGCACGCCTGGAGGAGACCTGCTGGCTGCCTTTGAACTGCTGCAG GTCCCAGCATCCGGACAGCAGATCTTGCCGGCCTTAGAGGAACAGGAAGGAGGCCTGTTCTGTGTTCCTGCCAACATTCGCCCAGTTCTCAGCACCTACAGGCTGGAG GTTCTTTTCTGGGGTCTGAGAGAGCTCAAGAAGGTCCAGCTTCTGTCTGTGGATCGGCCACAG gttttcatcGAGTGTTCTGGGAAAACTTTACGTTCTTCCGTCATTCAGAAGTATAAATCCAACCCGAACTTCTCCACTCTGGTAGACATCATCGAGCTG GAGTTGCCAGAGAACGAGCACCTCCTGCCTCCACTCAGCATCACGGTGGTGGACTGGCGAGCTTTCGGCCGCAGCACACTGGTGGGAAACCACATCATCAACAACCTGAAGGCCTTCAGATACACCCCGCCGGTGGCCCTGcctgtggccccgcccactcccacacacacacccgaacCGGCCACCACCTCAGAGACACACAGCGCCCAGG TTTCAGCTGGAATGTCCCAAGATTTTTCAGAGACGGCGTCCATCAACAACCAGGATGTCCTGATCACTGTAGATGAAGAAGCCCCACCTTCAGCCCCTCCCACTCCAAAGAGAAAG GACGACAGAATGAAGAGCAGCCGCCGACGATCCACCAAACGCAGGAAACGCACCATCGCCGACGAGACCGCCGAGTGCGTCATCGACTGGTGGTCCAAGTACTACGCCTCTGTGGAGAAACAG agcaAACAGAAGGGCGAATCTCCGTTCCCTCAAGTCTTTGAAAAAG CCTCGCAGTACCACAGCTTGCTGAACGATGGAATAGACTCCCTGG TCAGCAGCCAGTCGGACggagacaagaagaagaagcagaaaggaaaggaaacatCAGAGCCCAACGTCAGTCTGCCCACAAAACTCGCCACACTGcag ctgtACAGCAAAGAGCTGGAGGCGCAGTTCGGCCCCTTCGATGACTGGGTCAACACGTACGAGCTGTTCAGAGGGAAAGCCAACGAGGAGGACGGAGCCAGCGACGAACGGTTCGTCGGCAAGTTTAAG GGCCGATTCTGCCTCTACAAACTCTCCGACGACGAGGGGGACGACTGGGACGAGGCCGTCGACATGGGAGACTTCAGGGTCAGCCGAGGGATCCCTCCCAACAGCCCGACCCAAGTCCTGATCCGGGTTTACATCGTGTCT GCGTCTAACCTTCACCCTGCCGACCCAGATGGGAAGGCCGATCCTTACATTGTCCTTCGACTTGGGAAAAATGAGGTCAAAGACAGAGACAACTACATCGCCAAACAGCTGAACCCCGTCTTTGGAAG GTCTTTTGAGTTTCAGGCCACGTTTCCGAAGGAGTCCCTGCTGACTGTGCTCATCTACGACTTTGACTTGGTGGGAGGAGACGACCTGATCGGAGAGACTCGCATCGACCTGGAGAACCGGTTCTACAGCCGGCACCGAGCCACCTGCGGACTCCCGACGGAGTACAGTAT AGATGGCTATAATGCCTGGAGAGACTGCCTGAAGCCGTCGGAGCTGCTGTCCAAGATGTGCAGAGAAAACGGCTTGGAAGGTCCGACCTTCAGACCAGGGCGCATCACCGTGGCCGACAAAGTCTTCACCGGCAAGACGCTGTTCATGGACGAAG ACCAACCGGTGGAGTCCTACGAACACCTGTCCCTGAAGATCCTGCACCGCTGGGCCGAGATCCCGGGGGTGGGATGCAAACTGGTCCCTGAACACATCGAGACCAGAACCCTGTTCAACAAAGCCCGTCCTGGGTTGGACCAG GGACAGGTCCAGATGTGGGTGGACATGTTTCCAATGGACCTGCCTCATCCTGGACCGTCAGTGGACATTTCTCCTCGGAAACCAAAAGG gtacGAGCTGAGAATCATCATCTGGAACACGGAGGACGTGAttctggaggacagcagcttcCTGACTGGGCAGCAATCCAGCGATATCTACGTGAAAgg ctggctCAAAGGCCTGGAGGACGATCGTCAGGAAACAGACGTCCACTACAACTCCCTGACCGGTGAGGGGAACTTCAACTGGCGCATGGTGGTTCCGTTCAGCTACCTGCCGGCCGAGAAG gtggtggtggtgaggaagagggagagCATCTTCTCCCTGGACAAAACGGAGCAGAAGATTCCCGCCATCTTCATCCTGCAGGTGTGGGACTTCGAGACGCTGTCCTCTGACGACTTCCTGG GTGCTCTGGAGTTGGACCTCCATGGATTCCATCGTGGGGCGAAGACAGCCAAGTCCTGTAAGCTGGATCTGCTCACAGACGTTTCGGAGAGAATCTCCATCTTCCAGCAGAAGAGAGCTCGAGGCTGGTGGCCTTTCAGCAAGGGTGGAGAGCTGACg GGGAAGGTGGAGGCGGAGTTCCACCTGGTgacggcggaggaggcggagaagaATCCGGTTGGTCGAGCCCGAAAGGAGCCGGAGCCTCTGCCCAAACCCAA CCGACCCGACACCTCCTTCTCCTGGTTCATGAACCCCTTCAAGTGCTTCTTCCACCTGGTGTGGAAGAGCTACAAGAAGTACATCATCATGGCGCTGGTGCTGCTCATCACGGCGCTCTTCCTCGCCCTGCTCGTCTACACGCTGCCCGGAGCCATCTCGCAGAAGATCGTCAACGGGTGA
- the fer1l6 gene encoding fer-1-like protein 6 isoform X3 produces METKPRKGKLFGLKVKKKKKVNTDLVLANRGAIDHDLLPPSEPSVLQDEDLEEEPEIFPQRSRINPNMKRSQLKTRIQDSESKPQSFQIAVNITEARQLVGENIDPSVVIEIGDEKKQTSVKEGTNAPFYNEYFVFDFFAHRDVFFDKVIKLTVMHSKMLRSFCVGSFKLDVWTVYRQPGHQFINKWAMLTNPADISTGVKGYVKCDISVSAKGDAMQPGPKASDAEEQIDKNLLIPEGFPSERPWARFCLKVLRAEGLPRNSSSIMANVTKAFIGDNTALIDPYVVVSFFKRVGRTSTQKSTADPVWNEQIVFTEMFPPLCQRLKIQVWDEGSMSDVAIGTHYFDLRRISNEQDGDKGFLPTFGPAWINLYGSARNFSLGDDAAELNEGIGEGVSYRGRIYLELVVEILSGGTGSESKLTRLAKPTKDAKAGKAGGKDGKTTAGGGGGAGGAADEDKGKSTAADVLPVDSPPPMNTDHQESFLLFGAVFEATMIDRKLGDKPISFEFSQGNFGNVLESAPAQPSMGIRSPGISRRRGPILDLPDTSELFGSSPSRSPSPSSPSSPLLPRDAPETLSGSSSRSTTPPEKPVIVEGNRYYMYLPLVKQKPCIAVLSKWENRTYRLHTSNMLDNIAVLFDEGVCEAAELHRKADPQAELTLSSVLRDFCRDSRSFIAAAEAKLKAELKSSYLTQLDRKRLTMCKQELESMIGEAELIRERKNNFGGLKEMLQDSTKLSLRLRFLVEEPQHTVPDTFVWLLSNNKRVAYARIRTRDLLFSSSEEARGVHCGKIITLFLKPPGKRVSGLSVQAKLDVYLWFGACSDSGHMLVDLPAGVTPATGGANASNPPTHLRCSGPHHFLLRCHMYQARGLIAADNTGLSDPFARVTFMSHSQTTNIISQTLSPTWNQCLQMSRLQLSGGLDYIQQEPPRVLIEVYDDDALGKAEYLGSTVAVPEVSLLSDQYSPPSLKYSPLHCGSTPGGDLLAAFELLQVPASGQQILPALEEQEGGLFCVPANIRPVLSTYRLEVLFWGLRELKKVQLLSVDRPQVFIECSGKTLRSSVIQKYKSNPNFSTLVDIIELELPENEHLLPPLSITVVDWRAFGRSTLVGNHIINNLKAFRYTPPVALPVAPPTPTHTPEPATTSETHSAQVSAGMSQDFSETASINNQDVLITVDEEAPPSAPPTPKRKQDDRMKSSRRRSTKRRKRTIADETAECVIDWWSKYYASVEKQSKQKGESPFPQVFEKVSSQSDGDKKKKQKGKETSEPNVSLPTKLATLQLYSKELEAQFGPFDDWVNTYELFRGKANEEDGASDERFVGKFKGRFCLYKLSDDEGDDWDEAVDMGDFRVSRGIPPNSPTQVLIRVYIVSASNLHPADPDGKADPYIVLRLGKNEVKDRDNYIAKQLNPVFGRSFEFQATFPKESLLTVLIYDFDLVGGDDLIGETRIDLENRFYSRHRATCGLPTEYSIDGYNAWRDCLKPSELLSKMCRENGLEGPTFRPGRITVADKVFTGKTLFMDEDQPVESYEHLSLKILHRWAEIPGVGCKLVPEHIETRTLFNKARPGLDQGQVQMWVDMFPMDLPHPGPSVDISPRKPKGYELRIIIWNTEDVILEDSSFLTGQQSSDIYVKGWLKGLEDDRQETDVHYNSLTGEGNFNWRMVVPFSYLPAEKVVVVRKRESIFSLDKTEQKIPAIFILQVWDFETLSSDDFLGALELDLHGFHRGAKTAKSCKLDLLTDVSERISIFQQKRARGWWPFSKGGELTGKVEAEFHLVTAEEAEKNPVGRARKEPEPLPKPNRPDTSFSWFMNPFKCFFHLVWKSYKKYIIMALVLLITALFLALLVYTLPGAISQKIVNG; encoded by the exons GTCATCAGTTCATCAATAAATGGGCCATGCTGACCAATCCTGCAGACATCAGCACAGGGGTCAAAGGTTACGTCAAGTGTGACATCAGTGTCTCGGCCAAAGGAGATGCCATGCAGCCCGGACCGAAAGCCAGCGACGCCGAGGAGCAGATAGACAA GAACCTGCTGATCCCCGAGGGCTTTCCCTCCGAGCGACCGTGGGCTCGCTTCTGTTTGAAGGTGCTTCGAGCTGAAGGCCTTCCCCGGAacagctcctccatcatggcCAACGTCACCAAGGCCTTCATCGGCGACAACACGGCGCTCATAGACCCCTACGTGGTGGTCAGCTTCTTCAAACGGGTG GGTCGCACGTCCACTCAGAAGTCCACAGCGGACCCGGTGTGGAACGAGCAGATCGTCTTCACAGAGATGTTTCCTCCGCTGTGTCAGAGACTGAAGATACAG GTCTGGGACGAGGGAAGCATGAGCGACGTTGCCATCGGGACCCACTACTTCGACCTAAGACGCATCTCCAACGAACAGGATGGTGACAAAG GGTTTTTACCGACGTTCGGTCCAGCTTGGATCAACCTTTACGGCTCCGCTCGAAACTTCAGCCTGGGTGACGACGCGGCCGAGCTGAACGAGGGCATCGGCGAAGGCGTCTCCTACAG GGGTCGGATCTACTTGGAGCTGGTCGTGGAGATCCTGTCGGGAGGAACCGGCTCGGAGTCCAAACTCACCCGGCTTGCTAAACCCACAAAAGACGCCAAGGCGGGAAAAGCTGGAGGGAAGGATGGAAAGAcgacagcaggaggtggaggaggagcaggaggggcaGCTGACGAGGACAAAGGAAAATCCACTGCTGCTGATGTCCTGCCTGTTGATTCTCCTCCTCCG atGAACACAGACCACCAGGAAAGCTTCCTGCTGTTCGGTGCTGTGTTCGAAGCCACCATGATCGACCGGAAGCTCGGGGACAAACCGATCAGTTTCGAGTTCTCACAGG GTAACTTCGGGAACGTGTTGGAGTCTGCGCCGGCACAGCCCTCCATGGGCATCAGGAGTCCCGGCATCAGTCGGAGAAGGGGACCTATTCTGGACCTCCCGGACACCAGTGAGCTGTTTGGCTCCTCCCCTTCCCGAAGCCCCtcccccagcagcccctcctcGCCGCTCTTGCCCAGAGACGCTCCAGAGACCCTGAGtgggtccagctccaggtccaccACGCCTCCGGAGAAGCCGGTCATTGTGGAGGGAAACAG GTACTACATGTATCTGCCTCTGGTGAAGCAGAAGCCGTGTATCGCTGTGCTGAGTAAGTGGGAGAACCGAACCTACCGCCTGCACACCTCCAACATGCTGGACAACATCGCCGTGCTGTTC gatgaaggtgtgtgtgaagctgcggAGCTTCACAGGAAGGCCGACCCTCAGGCTGAGCTGACTCTGAGCTCCGTCCTCAGAGACTTCTGTCGGGACTCCAG GAGCTTCATCGCTGCAGCCGAGGCCAAACTGAAGGCCGAGCTGAAGTCCAGCTACCTGACTCAGCTGGACCGGAAACGACTGACCATGTGCAAGCAGGAGCTG GAGAGTATGATTGGAGAGGCGGAGTTAATCAGAGAGCGGAAGAATAACTTTGGTGGTTTGAAGGAAATGTTGCAGGACTCAACGAAGCTTTCGCTCAGACTGCGCTTCCTGGTCGAGGAG ccacagcacacGGTGCCCGACACTTTTGTGTGGCTGCTGAGCAACAACAAGCGTGTGGCCTACGCACGGATTCGTACCCGCGACCTTCTGTTCTCCAGCAGCGAGGAGGCCCGAGGAGTCCACTGTGGCAAGATCATCACCCTGTTCCTGAAG cCCCCTGGGAAGCGTGTCTCAGGCCTGTCGGTCCAGGCCAAGCTGGACGTGTATCTGTGGTTCGGAGCTTGTTCTGACTCGGGTCACATGCTGGTGGACCTGCCTGCAGGAGTGACTCCGGCCACAGGGGGCGCCAACGCCAGCAACCCACCAACACACCTGAGGTGTAGCG GcccacatcacttcctgttgcgCTGTCACATGTACCAGGCTCGCGGTCTGATCGCTGCTGATAACACGGGCCTCTCGGACCCGTTCGCTCGGGTCACCTTCATGTCTCACAGCCAAACCACCAAC ATCATCAGTCAGACTCTGAGTCCCACCTGGAACCAGTGTTTGCAGATGAGCCGCCTCCAGCTGAGCGGAGGCCTGGACTACATCCAGCAGGAGCCGCCTCGCGTCCTGATCGAGGTCTACGACGACGACGCGCTG GGGAAGGCCGAGTACCTGGGCTCCACCGTGGCGGTGCCTGAGGTCAGTCTGCTGTCCGACCAGTACTCACCTCCCAGCCTGAAGTACAGCCCACTGCATTGTGGGAGCACGCCTGGAGGAGACCTGCTGGCTGCCTTTGAACTGCTGCAG GTCCCAGCATCCGGACAGCAGATCTTGCCGGCCTTAGAGGAACAGGAAGGAGGCCTGTTCTGTGTTCCTGCCAACATTCGCCCAGTTCTCAGCACCTACAGGCTGGAG GTTCTTTTCTGGGGTCTGAGAGAGCTCAAGAAGGTCCAGCTTCTGTCTGTGGATCGGCCACAG gttttcatcGAGTGTTCTGGGAAAACTTTACGTTCTTCCGTCATTCAGAAGTATAAATCCAACCCGAACTTCTCCACTCTGGTAGACATCATCGAGCTG GAGTTGCCAGAGAACGAGCACCTCCTGCCTCCACTCAGCATCACGGTGGTGGACTGGCGAGCTTTCGGCCGCAGCACACTGGTGGGAAACCACATCATCAACAACCTGAAGGCCTTCAGATACACCCCGCCGGTGGCCCTGcctgtggccccgcccactcccacacacacacccgaacCGGCCACCACCTCAGAGACACACAGCGCCCAGG TTTCAGCTGGAATGTCCCAAGATTTTTCAGAGACGGCGTCCATCAACAACCAGGATGTCCTGATCACTGTAGATGAAGAAGCCCCACCTTCAGCCCCTCCCACTCCAAAGAGAAAG CAGGACGACAGAATGAAGAGCAGCCGCCGACGATCCACCAAACGCAGGAAACGCACCATCGCCGACGAGACCGCCGAGTGCGTCATCGACTGGTGGTCCAAGTACTACGCCTCTGTGGAGAAACAG agcaAACAGAAGGGCGAATCTCCGTTCCCTCAAGTCTTTGAAAAAG TCAGCAGCCAGTCGGACggagacaagaagaagaagcagaaaggaaaggaaacatCAGAGCCCAACGTCAGTCTGCCCACAAAACTCGCCACACTGcag ctgtACAGCAAAGAGCTGGAGGCGCAGTTCGGCCCCTTCGATGACTGGGTCAACACGTACGAGCTGTTCAGAGGGAAAGCCAACGAGGAGGACGGAGCCAGCGACGAACGGTTCGTCGGCAAGTTTAAG GGCCGATTCTGCCTCTACAAACTCTCCGACGACGAGGGGGACGACTGGGACGAGGCCGTCGACATGGGAGACTTCAGGGTCAGCCGAGGGATCCCTCCCAACAGCCCGACCCAAGTCCTGATCCGGGTTTACATCGTGTCT GCGTCTAACCTTCACCCTGCCGACCCAGATGGGAAGGCCGATCCTTACATTGTCCTTCGACTTGGGAAAAATGAGGTCAAAGACAGAGACAACTACATCGCCAAACAGCTGAACCCCGTCTTTGGAAG GTCTTTTGAGTTTCAGGCCACGTTTCCGAAGGAGTCCCTGCTGACTGTGCTCATCTACGACTTTGACTTGGTGGGAGGAGACGACCTGATCGGAGAGACTCGCATCGACCTGGAGAACCGGTTCTACAGCCGGCACCGAGCCACCTGCGGACTCCCGACGGAGTACAGTAT AGATGGCTATAATGCCTGGAGAGACTGCCTGAAGCCGTCGGAGCTGCTGTCCAAGATGTGCAGAGAAAACGGCTTGGAAGGTCCGACCTTCAGACCAGGGCGCATCACCGTGGCCGACAAAGTCTTCACCGGCAAGACGCTGTTCATGGACGAAG ACCAACCGGTGGAGTCCTACGAACACCTGTCCCTGAAGATCCTGCACCGCTGGGCCGAGATCCCGGGGGTGGGATGCAAACTGGTCCCTGAACACATCGAGACCAGAACCCTGTTCAACAAAGCCCGTCCTGGGTTGGACCAG GGACAGGTCCAGATGTGGGTGGACATGTTTCCAATGGACCTGCCTCATCCTGGACCGTCAGTGGACATTTCTCCTCGGAAACCAAAAGG gtacGAGCTGAGAATCATCATCTGGAACACGGAGGACGTGAttctggaggacagcagcttcCTGACTGGGCAGCAATCCAGCGATATCTACGTGAAAgg ctggctCAAAGGCCTGGAGGACGATCGTCAGGAAACAGACGTCCACTACAACTCCCTGACCGGTGAGGGGAACTTCAACTGGCGCATGGTGGTTCCGTTCAGCTACCTGCCGGCCGAGAAG gtggtggtggtgaggaagagggagagCATCTTCTCCCTGGACAAAACGGAGCAGAAGATTCCCGCCATCTTCATCCTGCAGGTGTGGGACTTCGAGACGCTGTCCTCTGACGACTTCCTGG GTGCTCTGGAGTTGGACCTCCATGGATTCCATCGTGGGGCGAAGACAGCCAAGTCCTGTAAGCTGGATCTGCTCACAGACGTTTCGGAGAGAATCTCCATCTTCCAGCAGAAGAGAGCTCGAGGCTGGTGGCCTTTCAGCAAGGGTGGAGAGCTGACg GGGAAGGTGGAGGCGGAGTTCCACCTGGTgacggcggaggaggcggagaagaATCCGGTTGGTCGAGCCCGAAAGGAGCCGGAGCCTCTGCCCAAACCCAA CCGACCCGACACCTCCTTCTCCTGGTTCATGAACCCCTTCAAGTGCTTCTTCCACCTGGTGTGGAAGAGCTACAAGAAGTACATCATCATGGCGCTGGTGCTGCTCATCACGGCGCTCTTCCTCGCCCTGCTCGTCTACACGCTGCCCGGAGCCATCTCGCAGAAGATCGTCAACGGGTGA